TGggatttcttgaaaagatagtttgtaaagtaggggtgaggcacagcttagtaagggaaagattaagttaatgtcagtgtgtggccagcatgcgtTTAGTGTACATAAAAataccagttcactaagtaaataaatacatttatgaaaccattcttattttacactcacgcACACAATTAGCAGAGGATATGAAAGATTACCaactcatacaagtagtttctctctACTCTAAAACCATTACTAttattaggacactcacctttctcagcaaaccctcaaaattatcttattaattattcgtattcacataaattaacaaatatgcatataagacacttcctgtgacaaacacgtcatttacttcccccatgacaCAGGTTGTACAGGTCAAAGGCTAGACTAAGCctaggtgatcagcccaaacaaagttaaaaaaataaaattctctgcAAGTATATCtacaggcatccacagcaaaacTGCAGGTCcgatgcccttacttcaacctcatgcaggcagtcggctgggacacccctacacttctatctagaacaatgtgggtgcacatggtctaactagcaacggtatcgtgctcacaatacactggttcCCAGgattcttaaagcatatcatgcaatttagataatataaatcaccatttaaacattaattcacatatatttcctattattccaaaaacctagcccttgaccacaaaatacaatctgACTCACAATCATTTAAACAAAACTCCGGCCCTCGGcagtcatatcaaatccctgcattattcacaagcatttccaataTTTTGCAAACAATTTAAGTATTTCACAAACGATTCtgtgacgacctcaaaatttacatcattttttatatatatctatatatatattaactgttctgataccccctgctatggaaCTCAAGCCTCGAAAGGCAccggggtaaatctgaatatCAAATCATActtatgcagcggaaacataatccatacatccatacacattaTACAATACCAGGGATATGTATTTCCAaccatactatataatacatctctctccaaaatatctatcccaaaacataaaatcctgcacaaacttaccctctaatccaaggtaatcaaataaactctctatccgcgagcctgatcagCTCGCCCAGTTAGCTcccctgaaaaatgttaaagtcataggaTGAGTCGacacttagtaagtggaaatatgctattactaatatGTGGCGACTTAGTtgcatactgttaaaataacaactaaactgtaatgaaatagtaaatctataaagcatgtccatcattttcgcaatttaaaatataactgtaccatctgtattttctacttttcatactgctaatatcatactatactcatcggatactgtaaaactgtatacatatacataactgtattttatccctagaactctatatcatctgtattttctacttttcatactgctaatatcatactatactcatcaaatactataaaactgcatatatatacataactgtgctttatccctagaactctgtatcatctgtattttctacttttcatactgctaatatcatattatactcatcagatactgtaaaattgtatacatatacataactgtactttATCTCTGGAACTTTGTatcatctgtctgtatactctgtctatatactctgtatgttatggtaataggaaacataacatactataaatactgtatatactgttctaaaTAAAGCTGTAACATATTgatttgaataaaactgtaatatatggataaatatttgtgatatactagtctgtataaaactataacatactgatacgagtaaaactgtaatatgtTGTCTATATCTATGTagtcagtatagtatgatatactataaaaactatataagttcttcatcacataaatatctactcaggccacacaagcatttaaaactcatattctgtaaaactgggtaataaactggtatatacatatgtgtaaaatctctgataatattataaaaattcctagcatagtatatttcccttaccttatctctgaaaaatcCCTATTGTACTCTAACCctatacccgcaaggttctccactcaacaccctgaaaacaacatcccccaaaacaaaacatcagtatttctttgtgtattgtatttcttataactgagggaaagacaaatatcaaataaaatgtcttaccctgagattgggacgaaatccaaaccaactccaccaatgatcaactccaacagacttgcagagaacttcgccaggagcgtcgtggtggcttcagatcgtcgatccgacgtaaaacgaacccgaaattgaagagagaaggagggagatgcattttagagagagaaagagggggtTTGCGTTGAAAATTCGTctaaaaatttgggttttcactatttgtagagttggattcgtcgacgagacacatcagtTTGTTGACGAGACCTTTActaatttcgtcaatgaacttcctccctcatcgatgaatttcagtttgtcccaaaaacccttttcgatatcttctcgtcgacgaagcgtggcttcgtcaacgaggtcccctTATAAACTCGTTGAGAaactccttgtgttcgtcgacaaggccctgtgtGTTATTTCCGGTGTGTTACTCCTTGTCTGTTTCCATCcccccctctttattatttaaaaatcattatttttcgggtcgttacagattcagtatttcaaaatcccaaatccggATATACAATAATTTATACCAATtgaatcatctgccacacaatttccacattttaacataaccatataaacaaacaagctttccactgttcatttattcaaaaatatcataccatatattctaagtttgtaaaatccatttcaaatggttggttttcaaaataacctttaaattcttaaataaataaataacaatttaatcaattcatgtttaataaaatcctgacttaacttaatccccttacctaattcctaaaaaaACCCGATAAAACCCTGGCCTACGCCCCACAACATTCAAAACCCCTGAACCCTGAAATCAAATTTAACCACATTATTAATCACAATCcccagagtaactttccctaaaatcctCCTAAGTTCTGAATATCTTAAATAgcctataaaagcctaaattgttACACTTACCTCCGATTTAGGGTTGGTGCCCCGGACCTCCAACTCGAAAACCCGCTCCGGTTAAATTGTACaaaatctccccacgaatctcctagTAGTTTttgttcgttaattgggcttaagatttaagaaaaactaaggtaagagtgaaaattggtCTTACCCCAGAAGATATACCTATGTCgttcctatgacaaatccactctagtaggaTTGTCGGTGGCAgtgataggaacccaacggtatcttcagattttcgatcggccgaatattggagaaaagattgAGGAGAGCGGGAGAGAGAGGGACGAAGGAGCAGCAACAGGGGGGGGGGCTCTATGTAAATCTTGAGATTAATCTCAGGATTTACGTCTTCCTTATGTatatcttatatattattataatattatactatttaattaatataattttttaataaattttaattttaattttttaattttatttctttctttttttaagatcattacattctcctctctttacaaaaatttcggcctcgaaatttgttaactattactaattacattcttaactcactatccttgtctatagaagagtcggtagccaaccacatagcagccccgtcccacgtttattaactaTCCTCACCTATGGCAGAGGAAgaccgtggttacaatactgcctttgggaaattacaatactgcctttggaaaattacaataaccataacaaatttttccaaaaactatccataattaaaactatacacaactaactacacaacctactctaatccatCCAGATGCAACCATACCCTTACTCATCTGGCACTAGCAGCACCCACACTattttggatagaagtgtaggggggtCCCAACCAACttcctgcgtgaggttgaagtaagggcgtcggacctgcaACTTTGATGTGGATGCTTGCAGACGTacttgcagaggatgttgttttttttactttgtttgggctgatcacccaggcttagtccagccttcgggctgctcAACCCGTGTCATAGGagaagtaaatgacgtgtttgtcacagggagtgtactatatgcatatctgttaatttatgtgaatatgaataattaataagataattttgagagtttgctgagaaatgtgagtgccctaatagcagtaatggtattagagcagagagaagctacttgtatgggcgggtaatctttcctatcctcggctaattgtgtgcgtgagtataaaataagaatggtttcataaatgtgtttatttacttAGTGAACTAGTATTTTTCTATACACTAAACGTATGCtcgccacacactgacattaatttAGTCTTTCCCTTGAGTTGTGCCTCACTCCTactttacaaattatcttttcaggaaatccctGAGATCGGGTCTAGTAGGCTAGAGGAGCCAAGCTAgcggtgtaaatttatgtaggtagtgtgtatagACAGAGAGTATATTTTTGTGGAATTTTATAGGTTGTAAGTATGTGAAAAttgatatatttgtatataaagatagttagaactctggtaatgtaatttgaggattttatattttattttcgctgcgtatatgtgttttatatttgatgaataaggtatcaggtacacatacatctaacatcactaaagtagcacgcCAGACCCACGTGGCGAGTCAAGTTCATTACAAAAACAGTGCCATCAACCAGCATGCCTTGCACACATCTTCTTTTGTGAGCCTAGATATTGCAAAGCAAGGAGGTCAGAAAATAGCACAAACTCTTGGAGTAACAAGCAGTATCTCCAATGTTGAAGGGATCTTACTACAATTTAAAActcttttatcatatattttataTCTTTGTCTAGCATTTGAAAGTTTATCACCGAAATATGTTATAGGGTGCACCCTGCGACTCAAGATAGTACTTATACCTACTCCAAAGGCATCACAAGACACCTGAAATACTTTAATAAAGTTTGGGTGCCCAACTACAGGTGCTTCAGCCATATTCTGTTTGACCTCTCTAAAAGCTCTAGTAGCTGATGGGGTCTAATGTAAATCTCCTTTCTTCAAACACTCAATGATGGTGCCAAAATGCCTTATGAATCACCTAAAGGAAGTAGTGAGGCCATGAAAACTACATAACTCAACAATAGTCCCAGACTTAGGTCACTCTCCAATGGTTCTAATCTTTTCTGGATCAATAGTTATTCCCTAAACAGAGATCACAAAACTAAGAAAGAGCACACTAGACTATATGAAGCTAGAGTACTTCTTGAGTTTAGCAAACAATTGCACTTCCCTCAAGGTGACAAATACCTCATGAAGATGTATCAAGTGATGTTCCCTAGTTTCAttatagactagtatatcatcaaagtagaccaCTAAGAAACCCACTATGTAGGTAAATCTTAGAGTACCAACTTCAACCAGCTAGCATAtcaagcatatcctcaagtaagGATAGGGATCCTACACTTGATGGTGATTTTTTTGATGACTCTACTATCCACACACATCCTCCAATATCCATCCTTTTTTGGAGTTAGAAGAGTTGATACTACACAAGGACTAAGACTATGTCTCACAAAGCCCTTGTCAAGGAGTTCCCCCTGCTAGTTTATTCAATTTAGCATGCTCTTTAGAGTTCATCCTATAATATGATAAATTAGGTAATTTCGAACCTGGACTAAGGTTTATGGCAAGTTGAATATCTAGCATAAGTGGTAGCGCACTAGGTAACTCATTGGGCACAAGATTAGAGAACTCAATTAACAATTCTCCTGCCTTTGGTGGATATGCACAAGAAAACTCTTGATCCTCAGAAGGAACTTCTCAAGCGATAACTGCTAAAATGCCTAtttccaaagctctcttgctcaaaAGTCTTATAGTCTAGCAAGTGAATACTTCTTTGAACTAGGACTTGAAGTGCTATCTTGTTCCTTAACTTACGATCCTTGGAATAGGCTTAGTGAAGATTATATTCTTATCTTTGTGCCTAAATATATAAGTGTTTTCCCTAAAATGACTGGTTACATCATAATTAAATAACCATGGTCGTCCTAATAGGACATGGACCACTTACATCGAGAGTACATCACAATAGACCCTATCCTCATAATCTCCCATTTGGATGGGTACAATACCCTATCCTTATAATCTCCTAACTTTTAGGAGTTTAAAAgttattgaaattttaaaagtttattttattttattttattttatttttacttaaagATCAACAATTGTAAGTGTAACATGAAAACAATTATCAAtcgtgtaaaaaaaaaaaacattgcaaTTATAACAAACATGCTTtgaaaagatcaaatttttgTCATTCACTGTTATTATTGTCTCTTAAGCTTTTAAACAATAGTTTTGTTACTAgaagcaaaataataatagtattaaaataaagaaaaatgaagTGTTAATGAATATAAGtttctttcatcttcttcttctgttGGAAGTTCATAGCAGGTACAATGGATACCTCATCTTATATCCTTTTTAGACATTCTCAAAATCCGTACCCAAAAACAACAAACGTGAATATTTTAAACTTTAACCACTTAAATGTCTATTAAGAAACTAATTTCTTATTTATTTGGGTGAGATAAGAGATTGAATTACTTTAACAATCATATTATATGCCTCTAACatggatacatatatatatatatatatatatatatatatattgcaatagatcttaaattagtttttttttttttttttgagtgatCTCATATCCAAGAAGAATTTGAGACTTGAACTTGCAAGACTAATGTTTTTAGTATGGAAAATATTTGACCTTTTGAGGTCATGGGTTTGTAATATCATGTGTTTATGTTATAGTACAAGAAAGGAGATGTGGTATTATGGGCTTATGCGTCTTGCTTTTTTTTGTTACCGGATTCATGATAATCACGAGCTCATGAAAAATAgcattattatcactatttaaGTAAGCATGCATCCATACTTCTCGTGTTAGAGCAACCAATGTTGAAGTATAATATTGTGTATGACTTGAAAAACTACAATTTATAATTCTCCCTACACCCCTATAGTTTAAATGACTTTTCACCGCTAACTCTCTCTTTCCCAACATCCCTATAGTTTAGATGACATTACTCTTTTCACCACTAACTCCCTCTTTCACCCGCACTCTAtgtctatttttttcttttattaacaACTTAAATAGtctaaaaataagataaaatatagcAAGAATATAATTCAAATTATGTATGAGTATAATAATTTAAAAGTTATTCATGTTAAACCATATAGCATTCGATccaacttgaaaaaaaaaattagaattgtTAAAAATTGAACATTATCATTTGGTGTCCATTTCTTATTataaatgaattaattttttatattattattattaactttaTAATAACAACACATTTTCTTGTATAAACTATTAAatctttatattattatcatcattcCATTTCTAATGGTGgacattttttattaaaaaaacctTTAATTTCTTGATCTTGTTCTTAAAATTATACCACATTCCATAAATCAAACGCAATCTTAGATTCCAAAGATAATCTTAGATTtcataactcataatttttcaatttGAGGTCTGGAAGTGCTTGACAGGCAAAATTTCCAAGATCTCTTTTGAATTGAATACTCAAAAGCATTAATGATTAGTTGATTTCGTGAATTAATTAAAAAAGATTCTTTCCCTGTATTTAAGAGATTGAATTTAAGCAACTCCAAACACTATACCAACTCGCAAAAGTTTCATCAATATTCACACATTTAAATTCCCGCACTAAATATTATGCTCCAAAATATAAACATTCAGCGAGAGCTGCATTTCCCAAAACACAACCTTAGGGAGAGAGCAGCAATTGAATGGGACACCCAGtctgaaacaaaagaaaaaccaGCATAATGCTAAgcatgaaaagaaaaaaagggagaAAGAAAAATAGCTTCAGGTAAAATTTGTGAACAACTTTATTCTTAATTTAGAAATAAATACCTATTGCAGCTGCATGAGGTCAACCTCAGCTTTACATAagtactgtttttttttttttctttctttaccaGTAGCACCCTATAAATACATCTTTCTGTGGAACATGCAGCCCAGTATACCACTTGGTTAAAGAGAGCAACCTAACAGGAGGAATGCCTCATTCTGAATGACACTACCTACCCACAATGATGATCAACTCCTAGCTAAATCGTATGCCTCATTCTGAACGACACTACCTACCCACAATGATGATCAACTCCTAGCTAAATCATGGAAGACCTAACCTAAAAAATGTGATAATTAAGCATATGAAGAATTGAGAGCCTGGTAAACTAGCCTAAAATGTTGTTTTAGTCAGTGATTCAGGTCACGAGCCAAAACGGGTTCTTGCTCCGCAGTCGGTGCAGTTCTATTTTGCTTTTCAGTCTGTTGAATCAGGCAACCCATAGCCATAAGGATTCTTGCTAGCCCAATTCCATTGATCCCGACTCATCTCATCGATGCCATATTTTGCCCTGCAAGGACATTAGAGATGCACGTCTCTGTCAGGGGTCTAATTGATAATTCTACCAGCTCAAGAGATGCATAGCACTTGAGCTTCTCAATCGGTGTTCTAATTTATTGTTTTAACATACCAAttttatgatttaatttgaaaaagcGGGCTCTTACCTCCAATTCAACTCGTCTTCTGCCTTGTCTGTTGATGCATAAACAATCTCAGCATCACCAGGTCGCCGCCCAGCCATAACCAGAGGAATTTTCTGGAAAACAAGAagggaaaaaaattgaagaaattgGAGTAAGTAATGGAGACGAAAGCTCGATATTATAATATCAAGAACCAAGTCAAAGGGTAAATCCACTTGTAAAGAAATAGAAATGGAAATCGGCTCGCCAATTTTAGGATTAGAACAACAGAACATAAAGAATTTTTAAGTTAATTACCTTTCCAGATGCTTTCTCAAAAGATGCAACCATCTCCAGAACAGATGTTCCCTTCCCTGTTCCCAAGTTGTACACTTCACAACCTGTAGTCGCATATTTCAGCAAAATTATTGTTTGTAAAGCCTAGTGTTCAATACGAAGGcaataagaaaattttaaaataaggttaAGGTTTTAACCAAAAATATTATGTCTAGCAGTCTGAAATTATTCAAAATGAAGTTAATAATTTCTGACTGTTTCATGGAATGAGTTGGTTTGCATTgagtaaaaaaaaatatgaccTCATATGCATTCAGCTGTTATTTTTTTGAACTAGAGGATTTGGGATGAGCTCGTCATGGAAGCATGGGTAAGACAAAAGGAACCAATCTTGGAAATCAATTGGAAAGAGCAAAAAATTTTGCTcagcaaagaaaaaagaaaaaaattcataaagCTTTGCAGAACGAACCAATTTTTTCATCCTCCAGCTTTTGCACCGCAGCAATGTGCCCATCAGCCAAATCAATGACATGAATGTAATCACGTACCTGAAACACAAAAATGAAATAAGCACATTAGTTAGAACCTTGGTCAAAACCTTCTTAAATTCACTTTGACGCCAGACTTCTGACTAACAATTTTTTCAACTCAATCTAGATCTCCAACCAAAAGGTAGAGCAGAAGAGAGGCAAAAATAGTGAGCATGCCAGTTGGTTTAAGCAGACATACCCACATGGTGTTATTATATTCAGACTTATGCACATGCACACAAACTCCATGAGCAAAGATAATCAAACATTTATTCATACACATAATAAAATGCTATTCCAATAAAGACAcgaaataatatgaaaacaacagGCAGACAGAGAAGCATACCCCAGTACCATCAACTGTAGAGTAGTCATTTCCATAAACTGTCAGTGCAGGTCGCCTTCCAACAGCTACTTGCTGCACAAATGGCATAAGGTTGTTTGGGATTCCACGGGGATCCTCACCAATATAGCCACTAGGATGGGCACCCACTGGATTGAAGTATCTCAGCAATATAATTTTCCATTCAGGATCTGAATGGAAGATATCACGACATATCTCTTCAATGAAAAGCTGAGGAAAAAATTTAGCCTTGTCAGCTATTATATGCACAGGTGCTATGAAGAAACGCACTCATTAAGAAAAGTTCAGAACAACGATAGAGAGTATTTTGCGCACCAAAAGGCAGCAAAAAAGGGGAAAAGATGTCAAATTTTCTGTTTAAGTAATGGACATAAATCTACAATCTGTTCCATTAAGATGTCCAAGCAACAAGGCACCATGAACCTGAAAATTGCCCAAAGAAATACCTTGGTTCGTCCATATGGATTTGTTGCTTGTAGAGGGAAGTCTTCTGTGCATGGAACCTCCTTTGGCCAACCATAAACAGTGGCTGATGATGAAAATACAAGctgaaatttttttcaaatttggaAATTTGTCAACTTATGGAAAGTATAATACCATGAAAATTGAAATTCCATTAAATGATAGAGCTAAATTCATGAAATATCCATGAGGGAAATACCTTTTTGCATCCATAGGCAGCCATAACTTCCAGCAGAGTGATTGTGCCAGCAATGTTATTGTTATAATAAAGCAATGGTTTCTGCACACTTTCACCAACTGCTTTCAATCCAGCAAAGTGAATGACAGCATCAAATCTGCATTAAGGAATAAACTTTTTAAAAGCCATGTATGAAATCAattatgattcctccacaggcaATTTCAAAGAACTACTAGATAATTATTCTTCAACCATCAATAACATCTCCCTCTCCAAAAACTAAAAAATTGATTGAATTGACAGGCCTTTAAATGGTTTAATCATGCATATCTTGTTCATTCACTCCTAGTGGTCACACGACATAAATTAAACAGCAACTGGCTAAATATTTCAATTTTGGCATATAATAAGATAACGTAGTAGACCCATTAAAAAGTGCACCATCACCATGACTGGAAATAAAATGAATATTATCCATCAACTGGGAAGCAAACTACTGCAATATGTGTTACAGACAGCTTTGAAGTTACATAGAGAAAAGCAGAAAGGGCTTACTGTGTTGAAGCAAAGAGATTTTCAAGAGCCGGTTTGTCACGGAGGTCCATCTGCACGtgaaagaaaaattttcaaaaaccagGTATAACGTGTGCTCATTTGTAGACCGTGAAAAACATGTGAACTGTTTAAAGAGGGGAAAACAAAGCTCCAAATCAATTGGTTCTTTTTCTACACCTAATATTGAAAAAGGAATATGCTACTGTGTGTCTTAATCCTCTTTAATTTATATTCACATAATGTAGCAACTAGCAGTTGAAACACCGTTGTCCTTTTCAACTGTACCATCGGTTAGTCTTCTTCAAATTGTATTAAAGGGCAATTAATGAGCTACCACATTAAACAATTTAATTCCTTGCCTTCGAGGACATTGAAtattataaaatacaaataatCAATACCCAGAAATGCTcaactaaaattatttttcaaataaaaactgtattttcaataaattaaatcaatgaaacgaaaaaatttacaattaaaagaaaagtttcaataaaaaatatttatcaacttATTCAAGATACCAGATGCAGAAACCTAATCAACCCTCAGAACtagaaaatatataaatcatgTTTGTTTCTACGAGACTACACTGAAGCATTAGATCAAACACATAGCAATTAGTTCTCCACTCGTCTGATCCTCTACGAATATAGAATCAATCGCAACAAAATTTTTCATAAAGCAGCAACAGATTTCGACGAAGCGGATAATCAATCGACAACCTAATTCCATCTCTCTTTCAAAAATCGAAAGTTCACCGAAATCGTGCCAAAGACTAAAGTCAAACtcataaagtaaaaaaaatttcccCATCATTGAACCCGCGCACAAACCGCAAGTACTCAAAATTCAACTCAATTCCGCAAGCAAGATACTCTACAAGCACTAAAAAAATTCAAGCAGAAATCAGCAGCAGAACAAGAGGTAAAACTCAATAAACTCGGAGTCCGAACCTTGTGGAAGACAAGGTTTTCCCCGGATTCACCGGCGAGCTCTTTGACTCGCTGGACGGCTACTTCCGAGGCGTTGTCGAGGTTGTCGACAACGACGGCGTTGTATCCTCCGAGCAACAGCTGAAGAACCGTGTGGCTCCCGATGTAACCAGCTCCTCCAGTGACCAAGATGCTCTTCGCCATTAGAGTTCACAGAGAGAACCAGAGAgctagcgagagagagagagagagagaagaatcgaattgaattgaaattgcgAAAGGGAACGGTGCGGGGAAGGCCAGCCTGCGATCAGTTATATATATAACGGAGcaaatgaattaaaaatggaAATTGCTATTTTCACCCCCGATTTTGCTGCGTCCAATGACAGGCCAGGCTGCGTGGATACAGCGAAAATTCGCGAAACGATCTTGCTAGAGTTAACAGGGAGCTAAAACGGTTTTTTATATTAACTGGACCCTTTCGATAAATATAAAAAGATATGGGGAGTTGGCCACGTGGCGCGCTTTTGTCCCTCTCTATACGACCCGCCACGCGGCACCCTCTTCTCCCTCCGATCTTCCAATTCCTAAATCTTCTTTCAATTTCTAATTCTTCCGTGCCGACTCTTGTTGACTAACCCGGAACACGTAGTTAAAGTCTCCGATGCCCTTTTTTCGAATTTACCAAAAAGCCCTTGACACGCTGTCGCTACCGATGCCCTCCAGCTACGCTACGGTGCGATTCGGATGACCCAAAAATTTCCGTACGCTAGGACACGTGGGTTGTCGGGAGGTGTCCAGCGGGATCTCAGCCGTGGATGGACGGGAGGAACATGGTTGAGTATGCGGAGGTGGGGCAGGGTGGGAAAACCCGTTCGCGCGATTCTCCGGAACCGCCATAAAAGTAAAAAACTTCCAAACGGCATTTAAGGTCGGAAGGGATGGGGAAAGGATCTGCTGTGGGATGCGTGATAACACGCTGGATGTTTGATTGTTATTACACCAAT
This window of the Malania oleifera isolate guangnan ecotype guangnan chromosome 6, ASM2987363v1, whole genome shotgun sequence genome carries:
- the LOC131157022 gene encoding UDP-glucose 4-epimerase GEPI48-like, with the translated sequence MAKSILVTGGAGYIGSHTVLQLLLGGYNAVVVDNLDNASEVAVQRVKELAGESGENLVFHKMDLRDKPALENLFASTQFDAVIHFAGLKAVGESVQKPLLYYNNNIAGTITLLEVMAAYGCKKLVFSSSATVYGWPKEVPCTEDFPLQATNPYGRTKLFIEEICRDIFHSDPEWKIILLRYFNPVGAHPSGYIGEDPRGIPNNLMPFVQQVAVGRRPALTVYGNDYSTVDGTGVRDYIHVIDLADGHIAAVQKLEDEKIGCEVYNLGTGKGTSVLEMVASFEKASGKKIPLVMAGRRPGDAEIVYASTDKAEDELNWRAKYGIDEMSRDQWNWASKNPYGYGLPDSTD